CTTGCGTTTAGGCGCAGGGGCTCGCGCCCGATCGGCCCTAAAAATTCTACCTCTACCATTTTTGTCCTTTTTTAAAGATTGGGCGATTTTAACCAAAAATTCATAAAATTTTATATAATTGCGTAAAAATTTAATGAGGAAAAACGATGAAAATCGATGAAATTTCGACCCCCGCTTACGTATGCGAGGAGCAAAAACTGGTAAAAAATTTAGAAATTTTACGCGGCGTAGGCGAGCGAAGCGGCGCAAAAATTCTATGTGCGCTAAAAGGCTTTGCGTTTAGCTTCGCGATGCCTTACGTTGACAAGTACCTCCGGGGTGCGACTTGCAGCGGTCTGCATGAGGCGAAATTTGCCGCGGAATTTATCAAAAACGGCGAAATTCACACATACTCGCCCGCGTTCAAAGAGGATGATTTGGATGAAATTTTAAAAATTTCAAATCACGTCGTATTCAATAGCGCCACGCAGTGGCAAAAATACCGCACAAAAGCGCTTGCTGCGGGAGCATCGTGCGGACTGCGGCTAAATCCGCAGACCTCCTTCGCGCCCAAAGACACTTACAATCCGTGCGGCAGCTTTAGCAGGCTCGGGATGAGCCTTGAAGCGCTGCAGCGGGCGATCTTGCAAGACGGCGAGTTTCTGCGCGGCATCTCGGGGCTGCATTTTCACGCGCTGTGCGAAGAAAGCGCTCAGAGCCTAGAGCGGGTGCTTGAGGTTTTCGAGGCGAAATTCGGCAAGTATTTTAGAGCCCTAAAGTGGTTAAATTTCGGCGGCGGGCATCATATCACGCGCGCAGGCTACGACGTGGAGCTGCTGATAAATTTAATTAAAAAATTTCGCGAAAAATACGAGGTCGAAATTTATCTTGAGCCCGGCGAGGCGGTCGGCTGGGAGTGCGGATATTTGGTCGCTAGCGTGCTTGATATAGTAGAAAACGACGCTAAAATCGCTATTTTAGACGCTTCCGCTGAAGCTCATATGCCCGATACCGTGCTGATGCCGTATCGTCCTGCGGTGCGCGGCGAGAGCGAGAGCGGTAAATTTAGCTATCGTTTCGGCGGGAATACCTGCCTCGCAGGCGACGTCGTGGGGCTTGAGAGCGGATGGCCCGAGTATAAATTTGACGCGCCGCTAAACATCGGCGATCGGGTGATTTTCGAGGATCAGATCCACTACACGATCGTGAAAAATACGACCTTTAACGGCATTAAGCTGCCAGATCTCGTCTTGGTAGATGAGCGCGGAGAGGTTTTGGCAATCAAAAAATTCGGCTACGACGAGTATGCGAGGCGAAACTAGCGCCGCACTTAATGCAAAAATGTAATTTTGCTTTGTAAGAAAATTTTTTGCAAAAAATGATATAATCGGCTTAAATTTTATATCTAAGGAAATCCATGAAAAGATTGTTTCTCGCGCTTTTCGCCTGTATTTATGCGCAGGCCGAAGAGAAAAAATATGCCGATATTGTGCAGGGAAATAGCGATGTTTGGGGCAATGCAAGGCTTGAAAACATCGATAGCTACGGCAACGGCTTCGGCCCGATTTTTCTGCAATTTCAAGGACATCTGCAAAGCTCGGGCTTTTTTGCGTGGCTGGCGCTGGGCGCGGTTTTGGGCGTAATCATAGCTTTTATTGGGCACTACGCGATCATAGGGCCGAAGCACTTCGATCATCACGCGGGCAAGCCGATCTACGCATTTAATAAATTTGAGCGACTATACCATCTTGTAGCGGCCGTGGCATGGGCGATCTTGGTTCCGACAGGCTTGATTATGATGTTTGGCG
This window of the uncultured Campylobacter sp. genome carries:
- the nspC gene encoding carboxynorspermidine decarboxylase, whose product is MKIDEISTPAYVCEEQKLVKNLEILRGVGERSGAKILCALKGFAFSFAMPYVDKYLRGATCSGLHEAKFAAEFIKNGEIHTYSPAFKEDDLDEILKISNHVVFNSATQWQKYRTKALAAGASCGLRLNPQTSFAPKDTYNPCGSFSRLGMSLEALQRAILQDGEFLRGISGLHFHALCEESAQSLERVLEVFEAKFGKYFRALKWLNFGGGHHITRAGYDVELLINLIKKFREKYEVEIYLEPGEAVGWECGYLVASVLDIVENDAKIAILDASAEAHMPDTVLMPYRPAVRGESESGKFSYRFGGNTCLAGDVVGLESGWPEYKFDAPLNIGDRVIFEDQIHYTIVKNTTFNGIKLPDLVLVDERGEVLAIKKFGYDEYARRN